In Labrus bergylta chromosome 6, fLabBer1.1, whole genome shotgun sequence, the following proteins share a genomic window:
- the zar1 gene encoding zygote arrest protein 1, which yields MATYDEPVDSYFYSSYNPYMSRYPRTKDAGWKYKSYLSHYGDSSDAFNNHQRAQLKSILSQINPKLTPRLRKANTKDVAVQVNPKRDAQVQCSIGPRTLLAMKRDFRRSRRPEEPATPGSPKTAAGVRYPRTLAVYSPIAFRSFTSFLVDENNNNNNNNNNKEASCGGVEEPPGEPPQQTGRKSEDNRADEEGKTGKLSDQLKKTKQQVEREHLQPTTTTEGSKVNARVRFQFLEQKYGYYHCGACNLRWESAYVWCVQGTNKVYFKQYCRKCQKEFNPYRVEDITCHTCNKARCSCALTQRHVDPKRPHRQDLCGRCKGKRLSCDSTFSFKYII from the exons ATGGCAACGTATGACGAGCCAGTCGACAGCTATTTCTATTCATCTTACAACCCTTACATGAGCAGATACCCCCGGACAAAAGACGCCGGGTGGAAGTATAAAAGTTACCTCTCCCACTATGGGGACTCTTCAGACGCCTTTAACAACCACCAGCGCGCACAGCTCAAATCCATCCTATCACAGATCAACCCCAAACTCACCCCGAGGCTCCGGAAGGCCAACACTAAAGATGTGGCGGTGCAGGTGAACCCCAAGAGAGACGCACAGGTGCAGTGCTCCATCGGCCCGAGGACCCTCCTCGCCATGAAGCGGGACTTCCGGCGCAGTAGGCGGCCGGAGGAGCCCGCGACGCCCGGGAGCCCGAAGACAGCGGCCGGTGTGCGGTACCCTCGAACCCTGGCTGTGTATTCCCCCATCGCGTTCAGAAGCTTCACCTCCTTCCTGgttgatgaaaacaacaacaacaacaacaacaacaacaacaaagaggcTTCGTGTGGCGGTGTGGAGGAGCCGCCCGGTGAGCCGCCTCAGCAAACCGGGAGGAAGAGCGAAGACAACCGGGCAGATGAGGAAGGGAAGACCGGAAAGCTCTCCGACCAGCTCAAGAAGACCAAACAACAGGTGGAGAGGGAGCACCTGCAGCCAACTACAACTACagaggggtcaaaggtcaatgCGCGCGTCCGCTTTCAG TTTCTGGAACAGAAGTATGGATATTATCACTGCGGCGCATGCAATCTGCGTTGGGAGAGTGCTTATGTGTGGTGTGTTCAGGGCACTAACAAG GTCTACTTCAAACAGTACTGTAGAAAATGCCAAAAAGAATTCAACCCATATCGTGTTGAGGACATCACATGTCAC ACTTGCAACAAAGCGCGCTGTTCCTGTGCACTAACACAACGCCACGTCGACCCCAAACGGCCCCACAGACAGGACTTGTGCGGCAGATGCAAAGGCAAACGTCTCTCTTGTGATAGCACATTCAGCTTCAAATACATCATCTAG
- the slc10a4 gene encoding sodium/bile acid cotransporter 4 gives MKNSSLLGGDSRSVDLKDFLLLDTLKQVVDSPEDTAMAGLLGSGAFFLEGSAFRTAAGAEFMAAPPTESPHLVPAFWDSPLSHGINVFVGLVLCFTMLGLGCTVDVSQLGEHIRRPIGVLLALVCQFVIMPLVAFLLALAFSLDDVAAMAVLLCGCCPGGNLSNIMSLLVHGEMNLSIVMTISSTLLALVLMPLCLWIYSRAWINTPVVNLMPFGAIILTLCSTLIPIGLGVMLRYRYSRVADIVLKASLWSLLITLVMLFILTGAMLGPELLSTIPPSVYVVAILMPLCGYAAGYGLAVLFDLPPNCRRAVSLETGCQNVQLCTAILKLAFPPQLMGGMYMFPLLYALFQAAEAGIFILAYRMYRKKVLHKPDPMRNNEDTDITYQRFEDDDFDSSYGAVTVSDPNTIMLDPCPPDPTPV, from the exons ATGAAGAACTCTAGCCTTTTGGGCGGCGACTCACGAAGCGTTGATTTAAAAGACTTTCTTTTGTTGGACACTTTGAAGCAGGTTGTGGATTCTCCTGAGGACACTGCCATGGCTGGATTATTGGGCAGTGGTGCCTTCTTTCTTGAAGGCAGCGCATTCAGGACTGCCGCTGGAGCTGAGTTTATGGCCGCTCCGCCGACGGAATCCCCGCACCTGGTGCCCGCCTTTTGGGATTCCCCCCTCAGTCACGGAATCAATGTGTTTGTGGGACTCGTGCTTTGCTTTACTATGCTGGGACTGGGCTGCACAGTGGACGTGAGCCAGCTTGGTGAACATATTCGCAGACCCATCGGGGTTCTACTGGCTCTGGTGTGTCAGTTTGTTATCATGCCTTTGGTGGCCTTTCTGTTGGCTTTAGCCTTCTCTCTGGATGATGTGGCAGCGATGGCTGTGCTCCTGTGTGGTTGCTGCCCGGGAGGAAACTTATCAAATATCATGTCCCTGTTGGTGCACGGAGAGATGAATCTAAG CATCGTCATGACCATATCTTCCACTCTGCTGGCACTCGTGCTGATGCCACTGTGTCTGTGGATCTACAGCCGGGCCTGGATCAACACACCTGTGGTTAACCTCATGCCCTTCGGGGCCATCATCCTGACCCTCTGCAGCACTCTCATCCCGATTGGTTTAGGGGTGATGCTGAGGTATCGCTACTCGCGTGTGGCGGATATTGTTTTAAAG gcgTCTCTGTGGTCTCTGCTGATTACTCTTGTGATGCTCTTTATCCTCACCGGAGCAATGCTGGGACCTGAGCTCTTGTCCACCATCCCGCCCTCCGTCTATGTGGTGGCCATCCTGATGCCTCTCTGTGGCTACGCAGCAGGCTATGGCCTGGCCGTCCTCTTCGACCTGCCACCAAACTGCCGCAGGGCCGTCTCTCTGGAAACCGGATGCCAGAACGTGCAGCTGTGCACCGCCATCCTGAAGCTGGCCTTCCCCCCTCAGCTGATGGGAGGGATGTACATGTTCCCCCTGCTGTATGCTCTGTTCCAAGCAGCCGAGGCAGGCATCTTCATCCTGGCCTACAGGATGTACAGGAAGAAGGTCCTGCACAAACCAGACCCCATGAGGAACAACGAAGACACAGATATCACATATCAGAGGTTTGAGGATGACGACTTTGACTCGTCTTACGGTGCTGTGACAGTGAGTGACCCAAACACCATCATGTTGGACCCCTGTCCTCCTGATCCAACCCCTGTTTAA